In Pseudorasbora parva isolate DD20220531a chromosome 9, ASM2467924v1, whole genome shotgun sequence, the sequence ttttctttgatatatcaatctctcctgccattgaagctagatctgtctctgtcaaaaagagatgcttaaatgagaacactaatgtgctgtttatgaaggctttatctctaaaaccaagcatatctgcagactctgttgattttctccttgactcctttaactcaaaagttaagagtgtaattgatgatattgctcctctaaaagtcaggaaaaagagtaccaaacaaaaagcaccttggagaaactcaacagcagttcaaataatgaaaagacaatgcagaaaatctgaacgcatgtggcggaagacaaaacttgtagtccattataacatctataaagacacccttcatgctttcaatgttgaactaggcaaagctagacagaccttcttctcaaatattataaacaaacacataaacaacacgcgcactctttttgctactgtcgagagactaacaaaccccccgagtcagactcctagtgaaatgctctcagacagtaagtgcagtgagtttgcttcctacttctccgagaaaatcaataatatcagaaaggcgatcagcacatcctccagttgctctggggtcagtcagatcataccaaaccctcggaaaattaccatgtcagatttcgacgctattgactgcaaaattttagaagacacagtacagcatcttaaaacatcaacctgtgccctagacacactccccacttctttcttcaaaagtgtgtttaactgtttagaagcagatctcctagaagtggtaaactcctcacttctctatgggacttttccaaccgcccttaaaactgcaatagttaagcctcttctgaaaaagagaaatctggataactccatactgagcaactacagaccaatctcaaatctccccttcataggcaaaatcattgaaaaagttgttttcaatcagttgaacaaattcttacgctcaaatggatactttgataattttcaatctggtttccgtccacatcacagtacagagacagcactcataaagattataaatgatattcgcttaaacactgatacaggcaaaacatcaattctggtacaactggaTCTCAGTGccgcattcgacactgttgaccacaccatacttctagacaggctggaaaactgggtcgggctttctgggatggtcctcaaatggttcagatcatacttagaagggagaggttattatgtgagtataggagaccataagtctgagtggacatccatgacatgcggagtcccacaagggtccattctagcaccactcctgtttaacctgtatatgctgccactgagccaaataatgaaaaagaacaatattgcttaccacagctatgctgatgacacccagctctacttagcgcTGTCACcaaatgactacagccccattgactccctgtgcaaatgcattgatgaagttaacaactggatgtgccaaaactatcttcagttaaacaaagacaaaaccgaaatcactacatttggaaacaaagatgaaattctcaaggtgaacgcatatcttgaggctaaaggcctgataacaaaaaatcaagtcaggaatcttggagtgattttagagtccgacctgagtttcagtagtcatgtcaaagcaataactaaatcagcttactatcatttgaaaaatattgcaaggattagatgttttgtctccaggcaagacttagagaaactcgttcatgctttcatcaccagtagggtggactattgtaatggccttctcactggccttcctaaaaagaccattagacagctgcagctcatacagaacgctgctgccaggattgtgagcagaaccagaaaatatgaccatatcacaccagtcctcaggtctttacactggcttccaattacatttaggatcgactttaaagtactattacttgtttataaatcactcaatgagctaggacctcaatacatcgcagatatgctgattaaatacaaacccaacagatcactcagatcagcaggatcaagtcagttagaaataccaagagttcactcaaagcaaggagagtctgcctttagctattatgccagccgcagttggaaccggcttcctgaacagatcagatgtgctccaacagtagccacattcaaatccagacttaaaacacatctgttcagctgtgcatttactgaatgagctctgagcactgtatgtccgactgattgcaccctatcttatctctttattctttttataattgttttagtttacctttgttcttatctctggttattgtttattttatatgttcttttgagtttaatatgacgagtgaaaactgggtttgatggaaatagtaagtttgacaataaggtttgagtatgtgtaaatctgtggagggtatgatgagtgagtaagggctttaacaagaaggtttctgagtaaaaatcagggaatagtgattaaaatggatgttatgaacgtgtttgagaaagaaatgaatgagaggtgttctaattaagatggtacatgtatgtaggcagtaaactgaagaatgtttatttttatatcagaccattattgtggatctgaccatttttttttttttttttttttttttttattatttttttttttttttttattattattttttattattattattattttttaattactatatctttacgactgttttaactatgcttgtttttaattctttattcgtccatatggtattcttttttttttctcatgcatttgttaccactgttttaattaatttctatgtaaagcactttgaattgccattgggtatgaaatgtgctatacaaataaacttgccttgccttgccttgccttgccttgccttgcctctGACCATGAAGCTAGAGGCTATTAGACAGGTGGCGCTGTCTAAAGTACAACATCTGTTCTCCAATGTCCACATCCAGCAGAAAGTGCTGAGGGACATGAACAGTAAGACAGTGAGTGTGGTGCGGAAGTGGTTTGGACTCAACACACAGCACCCGTGATGTTATTTTTCATCCTCAATGGGAAGGAGGGTTGGGAGCACCAAACGTGATCTGGATTTACACCAGCATGCGGATTTCCCATCTTCTGAACATGCTGAATAATGATGACAGAGACGTGAGGCAGCTGGCTCGATCTTCCCTGTTCCTGGACCTAAGGAGGCGTAAGGTGCCGTTGGCCAGAGACTCAGAGCCTCATTTCCTGGGATTCAAAAGGAAACCCAGTGGGAAACTGGACACCCATTCAGCTGGCTTTGGTGTGTGGTCAGACTGGCCGGACCTGAATGATCTTTGTGTCCGAGCTGGAGGAGCACTGGAGTGGGTGCGGTCTGACTCTGGGACTGTGAGGATCTCAGAGGATATCATCTGTGACCCCCTGGTCCATGTTAAGGCAACAGCCACATATGGTGGCCACAGCTATCCACTAACATCTACAGGAGCCCGGAGAACTCTCCTGGACTTACACCAACATCACCAGAAACAACACTGGACTGGCCTGAGACTCCAGGGGAAGCTGGCATGCCTCTCCTGTGCTGATCACTCTGTCTCGCACTCGTTCTTTAAGAACACTGCACTCAGTGAGGACATTGTCACCTTCACAGTAAAGGCAAGATTGCAAGTTCTTCCTACCAGACTTAACCTTTCCATCTGGTTTCCTTTGACCCAGGTCCCTCACTGTCTACATCACACCACCGAACAGATTACTGAGACACTTCCACATATCCTGAATGGCTGTCATGTTTACAAGGGAATGTACATCGCACGCCACAACAGAATAGTGGACCTTATAGTGAAGGACGTATCAAAACATCTCTCACCCTCAGTGAAAATATACAAACACTCTAGCGTAAAAGCATCCATGTTCCAGCATGGTAGTAGTAACTCTGATGCTTTCTCACATCTGTCTGCTAACACACCAGATGTTATTGTGGTTAATGAGGAGCTCAGTGAGGTGTTCATTCTGGAGGTGGCATGCACCTTTGACTCTAGCATGGAGGAAGCCTTTATGACCAAGGTCATTAAATACCAGCCGCTCTTAAACTCCATCTCAGAGATCGGTTATCGAGGCAGACTACTGGTGTTCATATTCGGCAGCTTAGGACACACTCAGAGGCTGGTGGTACGAGGCCTTCAGCTACTTGGGATGCCCAAGAAAAGGGCCAAACAGCTAGCGAAGTATTGTGCCCTGTCTGCTATTATAGGCAGCCCTGATATATGGAGGAGACGCTGCTACTTATACCCATAACACCTGAGTGATGAGCTTTTGTGAAGATCTGTGTATGCCACTGGGCCATGATTTTGTACATGCGTTAAACTGCACCTATAATGTTTATGTCCCTGTAAATTAATTCTTTTAAAGTGGacttaaataaattgttaaaatgtgggcatgtttttgtgacatatgaggacattacccatggccccactttacaaaatgcttataaatcacacaggaggagtttttatgagaaagtaaaaatgcagaatgtttcctgtgatgggtaggtttaggggcagtgtgtgtgtgtgttgggtaggtataggggcagtgtaaggggataaaaaaatacggtttgtacagtagaaaaaccattacgcctatggaatgtccccatatgtcacaaaaacaaacgtgtgtgcgtgtgtgtgtgtgtgtgtgtgtgtgttgggtaggtataggggcagtgtaaggggataaaaaaatacggtttgtacagtagaaaaaccattacgcctatggaatgtccccatatgtcacaaaaacaaacgtgtgtgtgtgtgtgtgtgtgtgtgtgtgatgggtaggtataggggcagtgtaaggggataaaaaaatacggtttgtacagtagaaaaaccattacgcctatggaatgtccccatatgtcacaaaaacaaacgtgtgtgtgtgtgtgtgtgtgtgtgtgtgtgtgtgtgtgtgtgtgtgtgtgtgtgtgtgtgtgtgtgtgtaccagaCAGTGCAGGAGTGCTGGGTTCGGCCGCTGGGATTGGACTGATGACGCTGGGTGAGGGCAGAGGGACTTTATCATCCTCAGCTCCCCATCggctcttcctcttcctcttggCTGCGGTGGGCTGATCCGATGGGATAAGCTTCTGCTCTGATTGGGTGAGCTTCTGCTCCGGCGGGATGGATGGGATGGATCCGGCTCGGGCCTGACGGAACTCGTCCACTTTGGCCTTGTAGAAGCGATGAGCAGCGCTCTGATACTCGTACAGGAAACTGACAGAGAGAAACATCAGCTGAGCCTTCACTATTCTCACCGCTGTTGTAAAGGCTCCTAATGTTGCTCTggcgtctccacacacacacacacacacacacacacacacacacacacacacactcctaatCTCCACTGACACATCAGCTCTTTCCTCTCAGCGTCTGAAAAACTTCAGTCTCTCTAAGCTCCGCCTATCTTGAGAGctgctctgctgtgattggtcagaaaggAAGCGCTCATTATCATATATGAATCTCTTGATACACAGTTATACGAACAGTGAgtgagggcggggctaagagacAATGCTCAGCCAATCAGGACAAGAGGGGtgcattatgcaaattagtAACAATTCTACATAGTAAGTTGACGACTCGTTTAGTTTCAGAATCGATTCCTTCTTTTCAAGGCAAGACCTCAACATTTACCTGAGCGTCCACATGCACACGCAGTCGTACCTGAATGCGGGATTATCCCGGTTGTGCTGAGCCGCCATGATCTCCACCTCCGGGCCACCGTCCGCCACGAAGCGCGCCAGCTTCTCCGCCACCTTCCTGGTGCTCTCGTCCACTGAGGAGGAGACTTAAAGCAGCCTATCAGAACCGGCAGCAACGCAAACTAAACAAACTCttatgagtgagagagagagagctgggaTTGGGTTTGGGAAGAGGACAGGGGTGTctgctcactctcacacacacacacacacacacacacacacacacacacacacacacacacacacacacacacacacacacacacacacacacacacacacacacacacacacacacacacacacaacgccaCAGGCTGTGGTCAGGAGTATCTGCTCTAGTGCACACTACACAACTGAAGACACTGAGTGTGGATTAGTCATAAATTGTGCCAAACCGATACTTTTAAACCGGTACCGGTGCCTAAATGGTGCCAAACCAATACTTTTAAACCGGTACCGGTGCCTAAATGGTGCCAAACCGATACTTTTAAACCGGTACCGGTGCCTAAATGGTGCCAAACCGATACTTTTAAACCGGTACCGGTGCCTAAATGGTGCCAAACTGATACTTTTAAACCGGTACCGGTGCTTAAATGGTGCCAAACTGATACTTTTAAACCGGTACCGGTGCTTAAATGGTGCCAAACTGATACTTTTAAACCGGTACCGGTGCTTAAATGGTGCCAACCGATACTTTTAAACCGGTACCGGTGCTTAAATGGTGCCAAACTGATACTTTTAAACCGGTACCGGTGCCTAAATGGTGCCAAACTGATACTTTTAAACCGGTACCGGTGCCTAAATGGTGCCAACCGATACTTTTAAACCGGTACCGGTGCCTAAATGGTGCCAAACTGATACTTTTAAACCGGTACCGGTGCCTAAATGGTGCCAACCGATACTTTTAAACCGGTACCGGTGCCTAAATGGTGTCAAACCGATAATTTTAAACCGGTACCGGTGCTTAAATGGTGCCAAACTGATACTTTTAAACCGGTACCGGTGCTTAAATGGTGCCAAACTGATACTTTTAAACCGGTACCGGTGCTTAAATGGTGCCAACCGATACTTTTAAACCGGTACCGGTGCTTAAATGGTGCCAAACCGATACTTTTAAAGCGGTACTGGTGCTTAAATGGTGCCAAACTGATACTTTTAAACCGGTACCGGTGCCTAAATGGTGCCAAACCGATACTTTTAAACCGGTACCGGTGCCTAAATGGTGCCAACCGATACTTTTAAACCGGTACCGGTGCCTAAATGGTGTCAAACCGATACTTTTAAACCGGTACCGGTGCCTAAATGGTGTCAAACCGATACTTTTAAACCGGTACCGGTGCCTAAATGGTGTCAAACCGATACTTTTAAACCGGTACCGGTGCCTAAATGGTGTCAAACCGATACTTTTAAACCGGTACCGGTGCCTAAATGGTGTCAAACCGATACTTTTAAACCGGTACCGGTGCTTAAATGGTGCCAACCGATACTTTTAAACCGGTACCGGTGCTTAAATGTGGTCAAACCGATACTTTTAAACCGGTACCGGTGCCTAAATGGTGCCAACCGATACTTTTAAACCGGTACCGGTGCTTAAATGGTGCCAAACCGATACTTTTAAAGCGGTACTGGTGCTTAAATGGTGCCAAACTGATAGTTTTAAACCGGTACCGGTGCCTAAATGGTGCCAACCGATACTTTTAAACCGGTACCGGTGCCTAAATGGTGTCAAACCGATACTTTTAAACCGGTACCGGTGCCTAAATGGTGCCAAACCGATACTTTTAAACCGGTACCGGTGCCTAAATGGTGCCAAACCGATACTTTTAAACCGGTACCGGTGCCTAAATGGTGCCAAACCGATACTTTTAAACCGGTACCGGTGCCTAAATGGTGTCAAACCGATACTTTTAAACCGGTACCGGTGCTTAAATGGTGCCAAACTGATACTTTTAAAACGGCACCGGTGCCTAAATGGCGCCAAACGATTATTTTAAACCGGTACCGGTGCCTAAATGGTGCCAAACTGATACTTTTAAACCGGTACCGGTGCCTAAATGGTGTCAAACCGATACTTTTAAACCGGTACCGGTGCCTAAATGGTGTCAAACCGATACTTTTAAACCGGTACCGGTGCCTAAATGGTGCCAAACCGATACTTTTAAACCGGTACCGGTGCTTAAATGGTGCCAAACTGATACTTTTAAAACGGCACCGGTGCCTAAATGGCGCCAAACGATTATTTTAAACCGGTACCGGTGCCTAAATGGTGCCAAACTGATACTTTTAAACCGGTACCGGTGCTTAAATGGTGCCAACCGATACTTTTAAACCGGTACCGGTGCTTAAATGGTGCCAAACTGATACTTTTAAACCGGTACCGGTGCCTAAATGGTGTCAAACCGATACTTTTAAACCGGTACCGGTGCCTAAATGGTGCCAAACCGATACTTTTAAACCGGTACCGGTGCTTAAATGGTGCCAAACTGATACTTTTAAAACGGCACCGGTGCCTAAATGGCGCCAAACGATTATTTTAAACCGGTACCGGTGCCTAAATGGTGCCAAACTGATACTTTTAAATCGGCACTGGTGCCTAAATGGTGCCAACCGATTATTTTTGAACTGGCACCGGTGCCTAAATGCTGCCAAACCGATACTTTTAAAACCGTTTCCGATCTGTAGTGTGCACACTCAGTCCTAAACCACACCTGTTTACGTCTGTGaggtctctctctgtctctccatCACACCACGGACActtagctgtgtgtgtgtgtgtgtgtgtgctcaccaTCAGACTGAGCGGCCGTGTCCCTTCTGATCTCAGCCACTTTCCTCCTGTAGTACAGATAGTCTTTACTGttcttctcaaacaagaaccTGCAGGACAGAGATCAGGCTCCACATTAACGCTCGTCCAGGGGATGTTTTTTTAGAATTTTACTAGCCCGACCGGACAAGCGGATTAAAAcgccaaaaaataataattagtgaatcaccaaaatgcaagaatgataatttagtgtaagtggcgatggatagtggataataatataatcTATAATGAGCtgaagggggcgctgttgacgctccgcagcctctcgaggagaaatctcAACACACGAGACACTGAGCTAAACATTCAACATGCgacgttttatatttataacccCTAATGcagttaaacaacatcacatGACCGAGAGTGTGCTTTCCTGAAGAAcgtgacagctccataaactaATTTACATCAAGTCactaacattttaaatgcaatattaacagtttttgttctgtttcagcAGCACAAATAGTTCCAAACAGAAGAACCGtaacgcatctcacagcaacaagtgtgttactgaatgattcagtgtttgaatgaatcgtttaaaCGAatcgactcagtgactcactcgtTAAGACTCGCCTGCTGCcccctactggaggtttagtttcctGTTTAAacactttccaacatttcttatttgtccATTTAAAAATACAGATCTCATTACATTATGTAATAGTTGTGAttgttcagtgtaaattatttaattagattggtaacagccctatagtcTCTTATTCTAATGTACAGATAACATTTAAGAACATAATATAACCTGaagtatagcctatatttaataagattagggggaaacTGCTCTTTATTAAAGGTAAACatttcacaaatatgcagatttaaatatgtcaaaagcTGATTTAACACTGGTGCGAACATTGCTTcagaattaattatatttacaacacacacacttgttttttCCGGACaactcggacaagtgaatgaccaataaacacctgaacatgcttaatgtcaggAAGAGCTCAACCTTCCGGACCGGattcagaactgaactgaacggTGTTTATTACAGTGGAGCGATCTGTCCTGTATAACGGAAGTGAAACTCACGAGAAGACGGGATTGTCCCTGTAGTCCTCCATGGCCTTCTTCTCCAGCTCAGCTCCGCCTTCCGCCACAAACATGGCCATCTTGTCCACAATGAGCCGCAGGTCTCCGTCCTCTGGGGGGGAAACTTTAAGCAGGCTATGAGAACACTGAACTCAGCTCACACCAGCTGTATCTGTCCTGTACGGCTGATCAGATAaagcaccacacacacacacacacacacacacacacacactcattcgtcttctgaggtcaggtgatgagctgtgCTAAATCGGATGAGTGAGAAGagttaaagcgttagttcagtCAGAAATGTGCATTGTGTGATTAGTTCCTCCAGTggttggacagccgtcagacctccgctcatcttcacaccattcatgattcggatcgccaaagtcacgtgacaaACTCGGAAAAATTAGATGAATTTTGAATTATTAGAGAAATGCAGAATTATGAGAGAAACTCGGAAGTATAAGcagaaaacactaaataacgacttatatagtgatggccgattttaaaataaagctgcgaaccgttatgagtcagtgaatcgattcaaggatcgccaaagtcacgtgacttcagcagtttgacacgcgatccgaatcatgaatcgattcactgactcataacggttcgaatcatgaatcgattaactgactcataacgggtcgaatcatgagtcgattcactgactcataacggttcaaatcatgaatcgattcactgactcataacgggtcgaatcatgaatcgattcactgactcataacggttcgaatcatgagtcgattcactgactcataacggttcgaagctttgttctgaaatcggccatcactatataagtcgttatttagtgtttttgcgcactaactctattctggcctcttcatcaatgattgtagagccgctgtagtgagatgggctttgtaacgacgtctttagtgcctttatgggtcttgagagaggaaatgacattggtgtcaatgaaggcctttctgagccatcggatttcaacactaatatcttcatctgtgtgtgaagatgagcggaggtctgacggctggccaaccacaggaggagtTAATCACACTATGCACACTACAggctgaactaacgctttaatggactgtctgtctgtcgtgtGAAGTGAGCCGGAGTGAGATACCTTTGACCTCCAGAAAGTGAgcatcctcctcctcttcttcatcttcatcgGGTGAGCAGAACACACTGGGCCGGGCCGCAGGGAGAGCCATCTTCTTGGACTGAGAATAGTTCTTGAACTGATTGATCATGCTGCTGACGCCCAGGCCCGGCCGCTTCCCAATGAGAATGCTCTTCTTCTGAGCCTGTGTTCCGGCTGCCGATTGGCTCTGAGCGCAGGGGGCGGGGCTGAGGGATCCTAGAGGACATGACATCAGCGTGACATCATCAGCATGACATCATCAGCGTGACATCAGCACACACAACATTACAGAAGCTGATACAAGGCCTGTCACGATAGTCAAAAAACGTGAGACGAACCGAACCGTGCaacccctaataaaaacaaTCGTCCGCTGCAGTTTTCATCCGTTGCTTTTATggtttttggtatttattcaagtgcattttttgttaaaaatcaatcatctttatttctatcgctcttctccagcgccgattgtgtcagagcagcttcagtgttaaacaggacaatactgcagcagaattagatttggctgtacagtcgttctggagtaaacagtgatgttatcagcttattttaatttatcatagagagacaatgttggcagatcagtattatagtttatagaattaaagaagacctcattcattaatgttatttgtatatttaacaGACCgagagtccattgcttttattattttgttcatttattgtggatatttaatatatttttccgttttcagtgttaaatactctttagaaataaaagtttattgatctttggaAAGGTGTGCCTGCATTATTacgccattatcattattttagatgaaaatggtctcagaacgacaatactATTGTTTATCGCAATCATGTGTTGGCCGATTTATCATCCAGGCCTAATCAATACTCCTTTATCACAAGCTCACCGTCATCAGGGCTGGACTTCTGCATCCTCAGGAACTGCTGCAGGAAACTGCCATCATTCACAAACTTattggaggaggaggaggacgaagaggaggaagaggaggaggaggatgaagagGAGGCCTCTGAGGGAGGagagctgacacacacacacacacagattaacacaaacacacacagattaaCACGTgcttgcgcacacacacacacacacacacacacacacacacacacacacacacacacacacacacacacacacacacagattaacacgcacacacacacacacacacacacacacacacacacacacacacacacacacacacacacaccagagtttccgctagaaaaaaatggtgccggtcaaagtgaccggcagaggtttcgttttccggacattttgatgatatgccggtcaaaaactcctgaaagcagtttatggaactttaaaaaaatgccatAATCAGGCCGTATATGCAACATGTTTATTAGCcgaactttcaaatagacgggaaaaaaaaacatgaacgtccgattggcgtcaatcaacccatttttttaactcataggcgttatttgcgggtgggacaggtgggacatgtccccaccacttttttaaaacatcttgcttcacggattaacctaactaatacaaacaaaacatctctggttaactagaagagtatcATTTCATTCGTTTGTTAGATAAGAGGCGatcgctcgttgccgctgttatcagtggagcagatttctctcgcggctcCTGCAGTctccacacagacgagcgctgtaatctaacgcttaacgccgttgcagagactttctgtttg encodes:
- the sugp1 gene encoding SURP and G-patch domain-containing protein 1, giving the protein MESSDAGRGGRKTHQKSKLNVIMRQEELIAQKKREIEAKLREQAQPDQNKTSSSPPSEASSSSSSSSSSSSSSSSSNKFVNDGSFLQQFLRMQKSSPDDGSLSPAPCAQSQSAAGTQAQKKSILIGKRPGLGVSSMINQFKNYSQSKKMALPAARPSVFCSPDEDEEEEEDAHFLEVKVSPPEDGDLRLIVDKMAMFVAEGGAELEKKAMEDYRDNPVFSFLFEKNSKDYLYYRRKVAEIRRDTAAQSDVSSSVDESTRKVAEKLARFVADGGPEVEIMAAQHNRDNPAFSFLYEYQSAAHRFYKAKVDEFRQARAGSIPSIPPEQKLTQSEQKLIPSDQPTAAKRKRKSRWGAEDDKVPLPSPSVISPIPAAEPSTPALSDQELSSLGYKKGKPVGLVGVTELSDEQKKQIKEQQEMQEMYDMIMKHKRAMQDMQLMWEKAIRNHQHEYDSDEELDPEAGTWEHRLRQMEMEKTREWAEQLTEMGKGKHFIGDFLPPDELEKFMETFKALKEGRDPDYSEYKEFKLTVENIGFQMLMKMGWKEGDGLGSDGRGIKNPVNRGSTAVDGAGFGVDRPAELSKSDDEYDAFRKRMMLAYRFRPNPLNNPRRPYY